A stretch of Bubalus bubalis isolate 160015118507 breed Murrah chromosome 19, NDDB_SH_1, whole genome shotgun sequence DNA encodes these proteins:
- the LOC102416010 gene encoding 60S ribosomal protein L18a-like: protein MKASGMLQEYKVAGCCLPTPKCCTPPLYHMRIFAPNHVVAKSHFWYFVSQLKKMKKSSGEIVYCGQVFKKSSLRVKNFSIWLHQDSHSGTHMYQGYQDLTTAGAITQCYQDMGAWHRARVHSIQILKVEEIAASKCRRPAVKQFHDPKIEFPLPHQVLRGQHKPCFTKRPNTFF, encoded by the coding sequence ATGAAGGCCTCAGGGATGCTTCAAGAATATAAGGTGGCGGGGTGCTGCCTGCCGACCCCCAAATGCTGCACACCGCCCCTCTATCACATGAGAATTTTTGCACCTAATCATGTTGTTGCCAAGTCCCACTTCTGGTACTTTGTGTCTCAgttgaagaagatgaagaaatcCTCAGGGGAAATCGTCTACTGTGGACAGGTGTTCAAGAAATCTTCCCTGCGAGTGAAGAACTTCAGCATCTGGCTACATCAGGACTCCCACAGCGGCACCCACATGTACCAGGGGTACCAGGACCTGACCACCGCTGGTGCCATCACCCAGTGCTACCAAGACATGGGTGCCTGGCACCGAGCCCGGGTCCACTCCATCCAGATCCTGAAGGTGGAGGAGATCGCAGCCAGCAAGTGCCGCCGACCAGCGGTCAAGCAGTTCCACGACCCCAAGATCGAGTTCCCGCTGCCCCACCAGGTCCTCCGTGGCCAGCACAAGCCATGCTTCACCAAGAGGCCCAACACCTTCTTTTAG